The Immundisolibacter sp. genome window below encodes:
- a CDS encoding TIGR03016 family PEP-CTERM system-associated outer membrane protein, producing MGSPWVGVNRWGAALLGSLVFCSSAWAEGGSLRLFDVEPRISVSETYSDGGISSNNSSGGWITSVDPGFSLSRQAARLEADFDYSLGSRYYAEDSHNSIRHRMHGNALVELIERELFIDALVIKRDQLTSPLGTSNIDSGLQRDNLTSTTSWRIGPRWLHRFGRVANSTLEYQIDRVSFDGEAANDSSGKNIRANVQSGSLFDTFFWAMDYTDSDIRYLESDDRSQFERYSATVGYNLTRKLNVFYVIGNETNRYKGSLGDTGGSYWNVGVGFTPSVRTTMNASFGKRFYGDTSSFSLTHTARKWVVTAAYDETITTIRQQQFGGIFLICPPEIPDCTPEQAVAFGIDIGVRNGTYLLESLTGSVAYTLPKSTLTLSTFDRTRKFQDSSGPGDESSGVTVGWNWKISPLTSLNVGSGWLKYKLQVIPVREDDRWFLRAGMQRDLGSDIHASMNYSYQKRDSSAGGSDFSGNTVSASLTKTF from the coding sequence ATGGGTAGCCCGTGGGTCGGAGTCAATCGCTGGGGTGCCGCATTGTTGGGCAGTCTTGTATTCTGCTCAAGTGCCTGGGCCGAAGGTGGCAGTCTGCGGTTGTTTGACGTGGAGCCTCGCATATCGGTGAGTGAAACGTACTCGGATGGAGGCATCAGTTCGAACAATTCCTCCGGGGGCTGGATAACGTCGGTCGACCCCGGGTTTAGTTTGTCCAGACAGGCAGCACGCCTTGAAGCGGATTTTGATTACTCGCTTGGAAGCCGTTATTACGCGGAAGACAGCCACAATTCGATTCGTCATCGGATGCACGGAAACGCGCTTGTGGAGTTGATTGAGCGGGAATTGTTCATCGATGCGCTGGTTATCAAGCGCGACCAGCTGACATCGCCTTTGGGTACCTCAAATATTGATTCAGGCTTGCAGCGCGACAACCTGACTTCAACCACAAGTTGGCGTATCGGTCCACGGTGGCTGCATCGTTTCGGACGGGTAGCTAATTCGACGCTGGAGTACCAGATTGACCGTGTTTCGTTCGACGGGGAGGCTGCCAACGACAGTTCGGGTAAGAACATCCGGGCGAACGTGCAAAGCGGCTCGTTATTCGATACTTTTTTCTGGGCCATGGACTATACCGATAGCGATATTCGCTATTTGGAATCTGATGACAGGTCACAGTTCGAACGATATTCGGCAACTGTTGGTTACAATCTGACAAGAAAGTTAAACGTTTTTTATGTAATAGGTAATGAGACCAATCGCTACAAGGGTTCGCTGGGCGACACTGGGGGCAGTTACTGGAATGTTGGAGTCGGTTTTACGCCCAGCGTAAGAACGACAATGAACGCAAGTTTTGGCAAGCGCTTCTATGGCGACACCTCCTCGTTCTCCCTGACACACACAGCGCGCAAGTGGGTTGTCACGGCGGCATACGATGAGACGATAACGACCATTCGGCAGCAGCAGTTTGGCGGGATTTTTCTTATTTGCCCGCCGGAAATTCCGGACTGTACTCCGGAGCAAGCTGTAGCGTTCGGAATAGATATAGGTGTCAGAAATGGAACCTATCTTCTCGAGTCCCTGACCGGTTCCGTCGCCTACACTTTGCCAAAGAGCACACTTACCCTGTCTACCTTTGACCGTACGAGAAAATTTCAGGATTCCAGTGGCCCGGGCGATGAAAGCTCGGGTGTAACCGTCGGGTGGAATTGGAAGATCAGCCCGCTGACAAGCCTTAATGTGGGCAGTGGCTGGCTCAAATACAAGCTTCAGGTAATACCGGTCAGGGAGGACGATCGCTGGTTTCTTCGGGCAGGTATGCAGCGTGACTTGGGGTCGGATATTCATGCCTCCATGAACTATAGCTACCAGAAACGAGACTCTAGCGCCGGCGGCTCTGATTTTAGCGGGAATACTGTGTCGGCCAGCTTGACAAAGACGTTCTAG
- a CDS encoding FemAB family XrtA/PEP-CTERM system-associated protein yields MEIKRLDDELLEPWDAFVEGCPEATFFHRSGWKRVLEQAFGLRTHFLCALSNGRIEGVLPLAEVRSVLFGSSLVSLPFCVYGGLAVSSESAGLALDQAAQELAQSLRVGHLEYRNLAPRHPHWPTRSGYVTFCKQIDADPDVNMEAIPRKQRRMVRQGMKAGLVSELDAGNDRFFSAYSWNVHRLGTPVFGRRYFDTVRQVFGGDCQVLTVSHHGETVASVMSFFFRDQVLPYYGGGFGSAREYAAYDFMYWEVMRRAAEQGCRRYDFGRSRLDSGSYSFKKNWGFEPQPLHYECKLIRARSVPQNNPQNPRYQRLIKLWQRLPLPVANILGPYLSRSLG; encoded by the coding sequence ATGGAAATCAAGCGCCTTGATGACGAATTGTTGGAGCCGTGGGATGCGTTCGTAGAGGGCTGTCCGGAAGCGACGTTTTTTCATCGTAGCGGCTGGAAGCGGGTGCTGGAGCAGGCGTTTGGATTGCGGACACATTTCTTGTGTGCGCTTTCCAACGGACGGATCGAAGGGGTGCTGCCGCTGGCCGAGGTGCGCAGCGTGCTGTTTGGCAGTTCCTTGGTATCTCTGCCGTTTTGTGTTTACGGCGGATTAGCGGTCAGTAGCGAGTCCGCGGGTCTGGCGCTGGATCAAGCGGCCCAGGAGCTCGCGCAATCACTGCGGGTCGGACACCTTGAGTACCGCAATCTGGCGCCGCGGCATCCCCACTGGCCAACCAGGAGCGGGTACGTCACGTTTTGCAAACAGATCGACGCCGACCCCGACGTCAACATGGAAGCGATACCCCGCAAACAGCGGCGGATGGTGCGCCAGGGCATGAAGGCGGGGCTGGTGAGTGAACTCGACGCGGGTAACGATCGGTTCTTTTCTGCCTATTCCTGGAATGTGCATCGCCTCGGTACGCCAGTGTTCGGACGTCGCTATTTCGATACGGTGCGTCAGGTATTCGGCGGGGACTGCCAGGTACTGACAGTGAGTCACCACGGGGAAACGGTGGCCAGCGTCATGAGTTTTTTCTTTCGGGACCAGGTGTTGCCTTACTACGGTGGCGGCTTTGGGTCGGCCCGGGAGTACGCAGCGTACGACTTCATGTACTGGGAAGTGATGCGTCGCGCCGCTGAGCAGGGTTGTCGCAGGTACGACTTTGGTCGCAGCAGGCTCGACAGCGGGTCTTACAGTTTCAAGAAGAACTGGGGTTTTGAGCCGCAGCCGCTACATTACGAGTGCAAACTGATTCGGGCGCGGTCGGTGCCGCAGAACAATCCTCAGAATCCCCGCTATCAGCGCCTCATCAAGCTATGGCAGCGACTGCCCTTGCCTGTAGCCAATATCCTGGGTCCCTATTTGTCGCGCAGCCTGGGCTGA
- a CDS encoding TIGR03087 family PEP-CTERM/XrtA system glycosyltransferase, translating to MEEILFLAHRLPYPPNKGDKIRSFHILRHLAQRYRVHLGTFVDTPEDEQHVPMLRGLCGGQVCAARLRPRWALLRSLAGLLDGRPLTEAYYRDKRVAGWVSTLLRERPVRRAVVFSSSMAQYLSGAAQLRRVLDLVDVDSEKWRQYALARRWPAAALYRREAIRLLVAERRAAGEFSATLLVSEQEAQVFRALAPEVASRVRAMSNGVDTDHFDPAIAYPDPYQGSGGRCMVFTGAMDYWPNVDAVCWFADAVLPRVLQCLPEARFFIVGRDPARAVRQLARHPGVIVTGGVADVRPYLAHAGVAVAPLRLARGIQNKVLEAMAMARPVIASPQALEGLSVRVPEDVRVAADPQQFRQQVVDLLTSGAAAAGQAARRAVVRDYAWDNCLQVLDRLLECPEPADNGKSVIRPGQPAGAM from the coding sequence ATGGAAGAAATTCTTTTCCTTGCGCATCGCCTGCCGTACCCGCCGAACAAGGGCGACAAGATCCGCTCTTTCCACATCTTGCGGCATCTGGCACAGAGGTATCGAGTCCATTTGGGCACCTTTGTGGATACTCCGGAGGATGAGCAGCACGTGCCGATGCTGCGTGGGCTATGCGGTGGCCAGGTGTGCGCCGCCAGGCTGCGTCCGCGGTGGGCTCTGTTGCGTAGCCTCGCCGGTCTGCTCGACGGCAGGCCGTTGACGGAAGCGTACTATCGCGATAAGCGGGTTGCAGGCTGGGTGTCGACTTTGCTGCGCGAACGGCCGGTGCGCCGGGCGGTGGTTTTTTCATCGTCCATGGCCCAGTACCTGAGTGGCGCTGCGCAGTTGCGACGGGTGCTCGATCTGGTGGATGTCGATTCCGAGAAATGGCGTCAGTACGCGCTCGCGCGGCGCTGGCCAGCCGCGGCCCTGTACCGGCGCGAGGCCATTCGCTTGCTGGTCGCCGAGCGTCGCGCGGCCGGCGAGTTTTCCGCAACGCTACTGGTATCGGAGCAGGAAGCGCAGGTATTCCGTGCCCTGGCACCGGAGGTGGCGTCGCGGGTAAGGGCCATGTCCAACGGGGTCGATACGGATCACTTCGATCCGGCCATTGCTTACCCGGATCCTTATCAGGGGAGCGGGGGGCGGTGCATGGTGTTTACCGGGGCCATGGATTACTGGCCGAACGTGGACGCGGTGTGTTGGTTTGCCGACGCCGTGTTGCCTCGCGTGCTGCAATGTTTGCCGGAGGCCAGGTTCTTTATCGTTGGCCGCGATCCGGCACGCGCGGTTCGCCAGTTGGCACGGCATCCTGGCGTTATCGTTACCGGGGGGGTTGCCGACGTGCGGCCCTACCTGGCGCACGCTGGTGTCGCCGTTGCGCCCCTGCGGCTGGCGCGAGGTATTCAGAACAAGGTGCTTGAGGCGATGGCCATGGCTCGGCCGGTAATCGCGAGTCCGCAAGCCTTGGAAGGCCTTTCAGTACGTGTGCCAGAGGACGTGCGGGTTGCCGCCGACCCCCAGCAATTCAGGCAACAGGTGGTTGACCTCCTGACTTCAGGCGCGGCCGCAGCGGGCCAGGCTGCACGGCGCGCCGTGGTGCGTGATTACGCCTGGGACAATTGTCTGCAGGTGCTTGATCGCCTGTTGGAATGCCCGGAACCAGCCGATAACGGCAAGAGTGTTATCAGGCCCGGTCAGCCGGCGGGGGCGATGTGA
- a CDS encoding TIGR03088 family PEP-CTERM/XrtA system glycosyltransferase, with the protein MLHVVHSFEMGGLQNGLLNLLDRLPSARYRHAVVSLTGLSGFERRLRRTDVPFYALHKPAGRGLSSHLQLWRLLRRLRPALVHTRNLAALEAQPIAMAAGVPLRVHGEHGWDTHDPDGRSVRYRRWRWLMRPYVNHYIALSRQLQEYLITGVGVPRQRISQIYNGVDTVHFHPRAAAQSPTSVGPFVQPQHVLVGTVGRLEPIKDQLSLARAFVLAVERRPDLRARLRLVVVGDGRLRAPIEQVLRDAQMADLVWLAGSRDDIAVLLRGLDLFVLPSLAEGISNTVLEAMASGLPVLATAVGGNVELVEPGITGALVPPNDPPALAEALIAYTDDPRRREREGQAGRERAVNEFALEEMAAAYQDIYDRLLAQRGKRRADLQ; encoded by the coding sequence TTGCTGCACGTGGTGCATAGCTTCGAGATGGGCGGCCTGCAAAATGGTCTGCTGAACCTGCTGGACCGACTGCCGTCGGCGCGTTACCGGCATGCCGTGGTCAGCCTGACCGGGCTGTCGGGTTTCGAACGGCGCCTGCGGCGCACCGATGTCCCGTTTTACGCCCTGCACAAACCGGCTGGCCGTGGGCTGAGCAGTCATCTGCAATTGTGGCGTTTATTGCGCCGACTGCGCCCGGCGCTGGTTCATACACGCAACCTTGCGGCCCTGGAGGCCCAGCCAATAGCGATGGCTGCCGGAGTGCCCCTGCGGGTGCACGGCGAGCACGGTTGGGACACGCACGATCCGGATGGCCGCTCGGTGCGCTATCGCCGCTGGCGGTGGCTGATGCGGCCATACGTGAACCATTACATCGCGCTGTCCAGGCAGTTGCAGGAGTATCTGATCACCGGCGTGGGGGTTCCGCGGCAACGAATCAGCCAGATTTATAACGGTGTTGATACGGTGCATTTCCACCCGCGTGCCGCCGCACAGTCGCCCACGTCGGTCGGCCCGTTTGTCCAACCGCAGCATGTTCTGGTCGGGACAGTCGGTCGCTTGGAGCCGATCAAGGATCAACTCAGCCTGGCGCGGGCTTTCGTGCTGGCCGTGGAGCGGCGACCAGACCTGCGAGCGCGCTTGCGACTGGTGGTGGTGGGCGACGGTCGGTTGCGGGCACCGATCGAGCAGGTTTTGCGCGATGCGCAGATGGCGGATCTGGTGTGGCTGGCTGGTAGCCGGGACGACATAGCCGTTTTGCTGCGAGGGCTGGATCTGTTCGTGCTGCCGTCCCTGGCGGAGGGTATTTCGAATACCGTCCTGGAGGCGATGGCAAGTGGCTTGCCGGTGCTGGCGACCGCGGTCGGCGGCAACGTCGAGCTGGTCGAGCCTGGTATCACCGGAGCCCTGGTACCGCCAAACGATCCGCCCGCGCTGGCCGAGGCACTTATCGCCTACACCGATGATCCCCGGCGCCGCGAGCGCGAAGGTCAAGCCGGTCGCGAGCGCGCCGTAAACGAGTTTGCACTGGAAGAGATGGCAGCGGCTTACCAGGACATTTATGACCGTCTGCTGGCCCAGCGCGGAAAACGCCGGGCCGATTTGCAATGA
- a CDS encoding XrtA system polysaccharide deacetylase, giving the protein MQHVFSVDVEEHFQVAALASRVSKAAWASHPSRVEANTERCLDILDAASAKGTFFVLGWVARRCPKLIGRIVARGHELASHGMAHDRVTDLGAKAFSQDIQEARGVLQDLGGVSVDGYRAPSFSLRPEMDWAYAALIEAGYRYSSSVYPVRHDHYGAPDAPRQAYRPLADARFVELPMTTARVARMNVPASGGGYFRLLPYALSRRLLRRVQERDKTACVFYMHPWEIDSEQPRVAGLPWRARFRHYINLHRTESRLKALLHDFSWARMDQVFSREIAQPENLPPMVQVRR; this is encoded by the coding sequence ATGCAGCATGTATTTTCCGTCGACGTCGAGGAGCATTTCCAGGTTGCGGCGCTCGCCTCGCGCGTGAGCAAAGCGGCCTGGGCCAGTCACCCCAGCCGCGTTGAGGCGAACACCGAGCGGTGTTTGGATATTCTGGACGCCGCGTCTGCCAAGGGGACTTTTTTTGTGTTGGGCTGGGTTGCCCGCAGATGTCCAAAGCTGATTGGCCGAATAGTTGCCCGCGGCCATGAACTGGCAAGTCATGGCATGGCCCACGACCGGGTCACCGACCTCGGCGCGAAGGCGTTTAGCCAGGATATTCAGGAGGCCCGGGGCGTGTTGCAGGATCTCGGCGGCGTGTCCGTGGACGGTTATCGGGCGCCATCATTTTCGTTACGGCCCGAGATGGACTGGGCCTACGCGGCCTTGATCGAAGCCGGTTATCGGTACAGCTCCAGCGTCTATCCGGTTCGGCACGATCACTACGGCGCGCCCGATGCGCCCCGGCAGGCGTACAGGCCGCTTGCCGACGCGCGGTTTGTGGAACTGCCGATGACGACGGCCCGGGTCGCCAGGATGAATGTTCCGGCCTCCGGTGGGGGATATTTTCGTTTGCTGCCTTACGCCCTGAGTCGGCGCTTGTTGCGCCGGGTACAGGAACGCGACAAGACAGCGTGCGTTTTCTACATGCATCCGTGGGAGATTGATTCAGAACAACCCAGGGTGGCTGGCCTGCCCTGGCGCGCCCGTTTCAGGCACTACATCAACCTGCATCGAACCGAGTCGCGGCTGAAGGCGTTGCTGCACGACTTTTCATGGGCTCGAATGGACCAGGTGTTTTCGCGTGAAATAGCGCAGCCCGAGAACCTGCCGCCGATGGTGCAGGTCAGGCGCTGA
- a CDS encoding XrtA/PEP-CTERM system-associated ATPase — protein MYESYYGLTGKPFALSPDSRFFYPSKSHKRAMSYLEYGVQSGEGFIVVTGEVGAGKTTLVQGLLSSLRTKPIITANIVSTQLEGVDLLQTVAGAFKVPYAGLSKTALLGNLERFLLEMSRAGKRALLVVDEVQNLSKSALEELRMLSNLQQDAKPLLQSFLVGQPEFREILKSADMLQLQQRVIAAYHLGPLDEADSRAYIEHRLAVTGWSGRPRFTNDAFAELFVQTGGVPRRINVFCDRLFLMGYLEELDEFGRDVVSLVADDMVAEFGAPQTGSASAVPRGDSLGADDSAMRQLDVLDALDRLTTQGIRLERYVLAAYRSVRELAQRWDSGGNSGSQSASRGDGLKDAPERARPQSED, from the coding sequence ATGTACGAGTCCTATTACGGACTGACTGGCAAGCCATTCGCACTTAGCCCGGATTCACGGTTCTTTTATCCGAGTAAATCCCATAAGCGGGCGATGTCGTACCTCGAGTATGGCGTGCAATCCGGCGAGGGTTTTATCGTTGTTACCGGAGAGGTGGGCGCAGGTAAGACGACGCTGGTGCAGGGCCTGTTGTCCTCGCTGCGAACAAAACCAATAATTACGGCGAACATCGTCAGCACCCAGCTGGAGGGGGTAGATCTGCTGCAAACCGTGGCGGGCGCGTTCAAGGTCCCGTACGCCGGCCTTTCAAAAACGGCCCTGCTCGGAAATCTGGAGCGATTTCTTCTCGAGATGTCCAGGGCCGGCAAGCGTGCATTGCTGGTGGTTGATGAGGTTCAGAACCTAAGTAAATCAGCGCTGGAGGAGCTGCGGATGCTGTCGAATTTGCAGCAGGACGCGAAGCCCCTGTTGCAAAGTTTTCTGGTCGGGCAACCGGAGTTCAGAGAAATACTGAAAAGTGCCGATATGCTCCAGTTACAGCAGCGGGTGATTGCCGCCTACCATCTGGGGCCGCTGGACGAAGCCGATAGTCGCGCCTATATCGAGCACCGGCTTGCGGTGACGGGGTGGTCCGGGCGGCCCAGATTCACGAACGATGCATTCGCGGAATTATTCGTTCAAACGGGGGGGGTGCCTCGGCGAATAAACGTTTTTTGTGATCGCCTGTTTCTGATGGGCTATCTTGAGGAACTCGACGAGTTTGGCCGTGATGTCGTGTCGCTGGTTGCGGACGATATGGTGGCGGAGTTCGGCGCGCCGCAAACCGGTAGTGCGTCCGCGGTTCCGAGAGGCGATTCGCTGGGCGCGGACGACTCGGCGATGCGGCAGCTGGATGTACTCGATGCTCTGGATCGATTAACGACTCAGGGCATCCGGCTGGAACGCTATGTGTTGGCCGCCTATCGTTCGGTGAGGGAGTTGGCGCAGCGGTGGGATTCTGGCGGTAACAGTGGGTCGCAGAGCGCGTCACGAGGCGACGGACTCAAGGATGCGCCCGAGCGGGCGCGGCCGCAGTCAGAGGACTGA
- a CDS encoding XrtA-associated tyrosine autokinase, with product MSIIERAMQRGAGEKPNDTAGAPDKDPGVLDKDAAQLHGDVAGTSPAHQPEVAAGDDTRSGLESDDSAARGSSSRPNALNLALMRRQGFLVPGDGRSVLAEEFRILKRPILANAFGESGHRVDRRNVVMVTSALPGEGKTYTAVNLALSIATELQRTVLLVDADVVKPSIAARTGLTVDRGLIDLLEHPGRDISDFLVRTNVPNLVVLGAGRSHGRSTELLASAAMAQLVDELSTRYPDRLVLFDSPPMLSTSESSVLARHMGQIVLTVQAGKTPRAAVSRVVKMLDVCDIVIPVLNKAAGIPGMNYAMGYYLDGKYGRQ from the coding sequence ATGAGCATCATTGAGCGCGCCATGCAGCGTGGTGCGGGCGAGAAGCCAAATGACACCGCAGGGGCGCCAGACAAAGACCCGGGAGTCCTTGATAAGGACGCGGCTCAGTTGCACGGTGACGTTGCGGGAACCTCACCTGCTCACCAACCGGAGGTCGCTGCGGGGGACGATACGCGGTCTGGCCTGGAATCCGATGACTCCGCCGCGCGCGGGTCATCGTCTCGTCCCAATGCGCTGAACCTGGCGCTGATGCGCCGTCAAGGGTTTCTTGTTCCCGGGGACGGGCGCAGCGTCTTGGCGGAAGAGTTCAGAATACTGAAGCGGCCAATTCTGGCCAATGCATTCGGTGAGTCCGGGCATCGGGTGGACCGCAGAAATGTAGTCATGGTCACCAGTGCCCTGCCAGGCGAAGGGAAAACCTATACGGCGGTCAACCTTGCATTATCGATCGCGACTGAACTGCAAAGAACGGTGCTGTTGGTCGATGCCGATGTAGTCAAACCGTCGATTGCGGCCCGGACCGGGCTAACGGTGGACCGGGGTTTGATTGACCTTTTAGAACATCCGGGCCGAGATATTTCAGATTTTCTCGTCAGGACCAATGTGCCCAATCTGGTGGTCCTTGGTGCCGGACGCAGCCATGGCCGTTCCACCGAGCTTTTGGCCAGCGCCGCCATGGCGCAACTGGTGGATGAGTTGAGTACTCGCTATCCAGACCGCCTTGTCCTGTTTGACTCTCCGCCGATGCTCTCCACCAGCGAATCCAGCGTGTTGGCACGTCATATGGGCCAGATCGTGCTCACGGTACAAGCTGGAAAAACGCCCCGAGCGGCGGTGTCGCGGGTTGTGAAGATGCTCGATGTTTGCGACATTGTTATCCCGGTGCTCAACAAGGCTGCCGGAATACCGGGAATGAATTACGCGATGGGCTATTACCTGGACGGAAAGTACGGTAGACAATGA
- the xrtA gene encoding exosortase A, with product MGKRLVSYDWRIAGGLLAVTMVVVLLAFGETVLGIGAIWWRSETYAHGVLVVPIAIYLLWQRRHYLAQAAPGVQPWALLPLGAAGVLWSVGSLGAVQAFQHFALYGMLLGSVWLVVGNVPLRRAAFPLVFLVFAVPFGDFLIIPLQDFTTHFTVAGIRLLGVPIYREGYDLALPSGNWRVAEVCSGLRYVIASLVLGVLYAHLMYRSRWRQGAFVVISLIVPVVANGLRAVGVIMLGHLSGMRLAVGVDHLIYGWVFFTVVMLALFLIGAVWREDGPRQSIPQSAASAVPTSRAPAQHLRLPKALSVWMLGLAMVAVWPLAVSWMEAHNDHTAPVLEPPQISDRRWSDLPITDWLPHFEGPRAFLTQVYLGGDGPVGLAIAYYNNQSQDSELVSWRNTLVGRGMGAWGEIDHGHRRIRLAHGTVEVHETLIHKPGSRMLAWSWYWTPQGTTLSATTVKLRAALGRLVGRGDDAARVVVYVPVDRDEQHSRGSLQAFLADAWPVLDQELANAYRQAAAQ from the coding sequence TTGGGGAAGCGATTGGTCAGCTACGACTGGCGGATCGCGGGCGGTCTGCTGGCCGTTACGATGGTTGTGGTGCTCCTGGCGTTTGGCGAGACGGTGCTCGGCATCGGTGCCATCTGGTGGCGCTCCGAAACCTACGCGCATGGCGTGCTGGTGGTGCCGATTGCCATCTACCTGTTGTGGCAACGCCGCCACTATCTGGCGCAGGCAGCCCCTGGCGTGCAGCCATGGGCGCTGCTGCCGCTTGGTGCGGCCGGAGTCCTGTGGTCGGTCGGCAGCCTTGGCGCTGTTCAGGCGTTTCAGCATTTTGCGCTGTACGGGATGCTGCTTGGCAGCGTCTGGTTGGTCGTGGGCAATGTGCCCCTGCGCCGCGCCGCGTTTCCGTTGGTTTTTTTGGTGTTTGCCGTGCCCTTCGGCGATTTCCTCATCATCCCCTTGCAGGACTTTACGACCCATTTCACGGTGGCGGGGATTCGCTTGCTGGGGGTGCCGATTTACCGCGAGGGTTACGATCTAGCCTTGCCGAGCGGCAACTGGCGCGTGGCGGAGGTCTGCAGTGGCTTGCGTTATGTGATCGCGTCCCTGGTGCTGGGAGTGCTCTATGCCCACCTGATGTATCGCAGTCGTTGGCGGCAAGGGGCGTTTGTCGTGATATCCCTGATCGTGCCTGTTGTAGCGAATGGCCTGCGCGCGGTTGGCGTGATCATGCTGGGTCATCTGTCGGGGATGCGCCTGGCCGTCGGGGTGGATCACCTGATCTATGGATGGGTGTTTTTCACCGTGGTCATGCTGGCGCTGTTTTTGATCGGCGCTGTTTGGCGCGAGGATGGGCCACGTCAGTCAATACCGCAGTCCGCAGCGTCCGCAGTGCCGACGAGTCGTGCTCCTGCTCAGCATCTACGCTTACCCAAGGCTTTGTCGGTGTGGATGCTTGGTCTGGCCATGGTGGCGGTGTGGCCGCTGGCCGTGTCGTGGATGGAAGCGCACAACGATCACACCGCGCCGGTTCTGGAGCCGCCGCAAATTTCAGATCGGCGCTGGTCGGACTTGCCCATCACGGATTGGCTGCCGCATTTCGAGGGGCCACGTGCATTTCTGACGCAGGTCTACCTGGGCGGTGATGGGCCGGTGGGGTTGGCCATTGCCTACTACAACAACCAGTCCCAGGATTCGGAGTTGGTGTCCTGGCGCAACACGCTGGTCGGTCGCGGCATGGGTGCCTGGGGGGAAATCGATCACGGTCACCGGCGCATTCGCCTGGCACATGGGACGGTGGAGGTACACGAAACGCTGATCCATAAGCCCGGGTCCAGGATGTTGGCGTGGAGCTGGTACTGGACACCGCAAGGAACCACCCTGTCGGCGACAACCGTCAAGTTACGGGCGGCGCTGGGGCGCCTGGTGGGTCGCGGTGACGACGCTGCGCGAGTGGTGGTTTATGTCCCTGTCGACAGGGACGAGCAGCATTCGCGCGGTTCGCTGCAAGCCTTCCTGGCCGATGCATGGCCCGTCCTAGACCAGGAGCTTGCCAACGCGTATCGGCAGGCCGCGGCGCAGTGA